The Candidatus Nitrosocaldus cavascurensis genome segment ATTCTGCAGGGTTCTTCGATGCTGTTGGCGATAGCATAATAACAGGACCAACTGGGACAAATCTTAACGGTGTTATTATCGTACTTGTTATATGAGTGTGATGTTAGCATAAATATTGTCAATATCGTATTAGCATGGAACTATCCTAAATGTTACAACACAAGTGCTCAATGGTGCTTTTTGCTTTGTTGCATAACTTCAAGATCTTTTTATTTAATATATCTAGAGATTATGCTATTATGGATTGGTAAATATAATGAGTCTTTAGTTAGCATAGGGAAACACTCTTCTCTTTTAATGCATTGCAATTGGTGCTATGAATTAAGATGAATAACGTAAGAGGTAATAGATGGAGCATATTATAGCAAAACAAAATATGATAGCATATAACTTAGTTCCTTGATTGCTGATAGTGCAAGAACCTGCTATAAGGGCAATGAAGAAGGAGGACATCCTCAATAGTTATTAACAAACATTAAATCTTACTTGCTAGAAGATATGGTATGTGCATCTCATTCCCAGCAAGGGTAACCCATGTATCAGATGATGGTGCGATAGCAGAGGCAGAGAGTATGGTGGATGGTAGTATCATAGATGTAAACATACTATTCCTGCAAGATGTTAACGTAGGAGATTACATAATTGTACATTCTGGTATAGGAGTTAGGGTAGTAAGCAGGGATCATGCTATGCAGATATGCTCAATCTTCAGAGATAG includes the following:
- a CDS encoding HypC/HybG/HupF family hydrogenase formation chaperone, whose protein sequence is MCISFPARVTHVSDDGAIAEAESMVDGSIIDVNILFLQDVNVGDYIIVHSGIGVRVVSRDHAMQICSIFRDSLKEEYDL